From a single Kitasatospora azatica KCTC 9699 genomic region:
- a CDS encoding glycosyltransferase family 4 protein, which yields MRALIITSSFHPVVGGAETYAYEVARGLAQAGHLVHVVTDLPRGARPGSGFPQDPEGVTVRRLHRFRELLADESKIYWEQMAFGLHPELESCALELRPDVVLTNSLDTAVLGKTLALALGIPWAAAFHEQDPAAEPLGGARMRLVYQVLAPDLVLAGSEFYADRARRWGRPEHVEVIHHGVDTDRFHPGAGGCGVRNRYGVPDGSVLVVCAGRFKARKGQLETLRAFAVLHEHDPAARLLLVGSVSSASEEYARQLEAEVDRLGLRDAVRIDREVTFDRMPAVLAAADIVAQPSHAEGLGLAVLEAMSSGRATVTTDITGVREILTVPGIAETVPPGEVAPLAAVLVRLAADRDGRSALGGRAREHVTAAFSRQRMVARTESALAALVARNDTRLERQHV from the coding sequence GTGCGCGCACTGATCATCACCTCCAGTTTCCACCCCGTCGTCGGGGGTGCCGAGACCTACGCGTACGAGGTCGCCCGGGGGCTGGCGCAGGCGGGTCACCTGGTGCACGTCGTCACCGACCTCCCCAGGGGCGCGCGGCCGGGGAGCGGTTTCCCCCAGGACCCCGAGGGCGTCACGGTCCGCCGACTGCACCGGTTCCGGGAGCTGCTGGCGGACGAGAGCAAGATCTACTGGGAGCAGATGGCATTCGGTCTGCACCCTGAACTGGAGTCCTGCGCCCTGGAGTTGCGGCCGGATGTGGTCCTGACCAACAGCCTGGACACCGCCGTGCTCGGAAAGACCCTCGCCCTCGCGCTCGGGATCCCCTGGGCGGCGGCGTTCCACGAGCAGGATCCGGCCGCCGAGCCGCTGGGCGGCGCCCGGATGCGGCTGGTGTACCAGGTGCTCGCGCCCGATCTGGTCCTGGCCGGCTCGGAGTTCTACGCGGACCGGGCCAGGCGCTGGGGGCGTCCGGAGCACGTCGAGGTCATCCACCACGGCGTGGACACCGACCGGTTCCACCCCGGGGCCGGCGGCTGCGGCGTCCGGAACCGGTACGGAGTCCCGGACGGCTCCGTGCTGGTGGTCTGCGCCGGGCGCTTCAAGGCCCGGAAGGGCCAACTGGAGACGCTCCGGGCATTCGCGGTGCTGCACGAGCACGACCCGGCCGCCCGGCTGCTGCTGGTGGGAAGCGTGAGTTCGGCCTCGGAGGAGTACGCCCGGCAGCTGGAGGCCGAAGTGGACCGGCTCGGACTGCGCGACGCCGTCCGGATCGACCGGGAGGTGACGTTCGACCGCATGCCGGCCGTGCTCGCGGCGGCCGACATCGTGGCCCAGCCGAGTCATGCCGAGGGCCTCGGACTCGCCGTGCTCGAGGCGATGAGCAGCGGGCGGGCGACCGTCACCACCGACATCACCGGCGTGCGGGAGATCCTCACCGTGCCGGGCATCGCCGAGACCGTGCCGCCCGGCGAAGTCGCCCCGCTCGCGGCGGTGCTGGTCCGGCTGGCAGCGGACCGGGACGGACGGTCGGCCCTGGGCGGACGGGCACGCGAGCACGTCACCGCCGCATTCTCACGACAGCGCATGGTGGCTCGGACCGAGTCCGCGCTGGCCGCGCTCGTCGCCCGCAACGACACCCGACTGGAGCGCCAGCATGTTTGA
- a CDS encoding aminotransferase class IV, which produces MFDTPPSVMWWNGRLVPWAAATVHVTSEVATRGTNVFEGLRAYWQPGERRHAVVHLDAHLERLAQSARLIRLPEAATAEHIALLRTGVGELVRAIGAAQDLYLRPTLYIEQGRYGWRPEKVKLGSYIAGYPADPTPTRPMDCIVSSWRRTPDTAVSPLIKVGAAYQAFRLPRIEAEVQGADEAILLNTRDTVAETGGAAVFLVRSGTVVTPPLADGVLDSITRRTVIGLLRTSIGLPVIERSIPRSELYIADEAFLCGTLDEVRAIGTIDGLSMAAAPGPVTAAVRDAYLAACREGKDGGPASLHLIDTLEAHRATA; this is translated from the coding sequence ATGTTTGACACACCGCCGTCCGTGATGTGGTGGAACGGACGACTCGTCCCCTGGGCGGCCGCCACGGTGCACGTGACCTCGGAGGTCGCCACCCGGGGAACGAACGTCTTCGAGGGCCTGCGGGCCTACTGGCAGCCGGGGGAGCGCCGGCACGCGGTCGTCCACCTCGACGCCCACCTGGAGCGTCTCGCGCAGTCGGCGCGGCTGATCCGGTTGCCGGAGGCGGCCACCGCCGAGCACATCGCCCTGCTGCGCACCGGGGTCGGCGAACTCGTCCGCGCGATCGGCGCCGCCCAGGACCTCTACCTGCGCCCCACCCTCTACATCGAGCAGGGCCGGTACGGCTGGCGGCCGGAGAAGGTGAAGCTCGGCAGCTACATCGCCGGCTACCCGGCCGATCCGACGCCGACCCGTCCGATGGACTGCATCGTCAGCTCCTGGCGGCGGACCCCCGACACCGCGGTCTCCCCGTTGATCAAGGTCGGTGCCGCCTACCAGGCATTCCGCCTGCCCCGCATCGAGGCGGAGGTTCAGGGCGCGGACGAGGCGATCCTGCTCAACACCCGGGACACCGTGGCCGAGACCGGCGGGGCCGCGGTCTTCCTGGTCCGCTCCGGTACGGTCGTCACCCCGCCGCTGGCGGACGGAGTCCTCGACAGCATCACCCGACGCACCGTCATCGGTCTGCTGCGCACCAGCATCGGCCTGCCCGTCATCGAACGCTCCATCCCCCGGAGCGAGTTGTACATCGCGGACGAGGCCTTCCTGTGCGGAACACTCGACGAGGTGCGGGCGATAGGGACCATCGACGGCCTGTCCATGGCCGCCGCACCCGGGCCGGTGACCGCCGCGGTCCGTGACGCCTACCTGGCGGCATGCCGGGAGGGGAAGGATGGCGGTCCTGCTTCACTGCACCTGATCGACACCTTGGAGGCGCACCGTGCAACAGCATGA
- a CDS encoding phosphotransferase family protein codes for MQQHDDQWIAEFARLGHPSAEPLAAGMEGAVYRLGNGLVAKVWARRTEAELARLKEFYDGLADRGLTFATPRILRIHTTERGNCTVEAELQGRPLAEAAAVPAGGIPGPEVRDRVLDVLAELAAVSSPEQLGQLPVLDETDPFRRRDQGWTDSLSALIDRRVRQFAGPLCAVVPDLDHKVEQVRRLLKDWGPRPEGLVHGDLTPANILVDAELKPTAVLDFGFLSCPGDPAFDAAVTAGIADMYGPQARQIEERFDTDLAQRFGWPRELLQLYRIAYALITSNAYDPRGEDGHFAWCARILLREETAALLEGAAAAGP; via the coding sequence GTGCAACAGCATGACGACCAGTGGATCGCGGAGTTCGCCCGGCTCGGACACCCCTCGGCGGAACCGCTCGCCGCAGGCATGGAAGGGGCCGTCTACCGGCTCGGCAACGGTCTGGTCGCGAAGGTCTGGGCCCGGCGGACCGAGGCCGAGCTGGCCCGGCTCAAGGAGTTCTACGACGGTCTGGCGGACCGGGGGTTGACCTTCGCGACTCCGCGGATCCTGCGGATCCACACCACCGAGCGCGGGAACTGCACGGTCGAGGCGGAGCTCCAGGGCCGGCCGCTGGCCGAGGCGGCAGCGGTCCCGGCCGGCGGGATCCCCGGTCCCGAGGTCCGCGACCGGGTCCTGGACGTGCTGGCGGAACTCGCCGCGGTGTCCTCCCCCGAGCAGCTCGGCCAACTGCCGGTACTGGACGAGACCGACCCGTTCCGCCGGCGGGACCAGGGCTGGACCGACTCGCTGAGCGCCCTGATCGACCGCCGGGTCCGTCAGTTCGCCGGCCCGCTCTGCGCCGTGGTGCCCGACCTCGACCACAAGGTGGAGCAGGTGCGGCGGCTGCTCAAGGACTGGGGTCCGCGCCCCGAGGGACTGGTGCACGGCGACCTGACTCCGGCCAACATCCTGGTGGACGCCGAACTGAAGCCGACCGCGGTGCTGGACTTCGGCTTCCTGTCCTGCCCCGGCGATCCGGCGTTCGACGCGGCGGTGACGGCGGGCATCGCCGACATGTACGGGCCCCAGGCCCGGCAGATCGAGGAGCGGTTCGACACCGACCTGGCGCAGCGGTTCGGCTGGCCCCGGGAGCTGCTGCAGCTCTACCGGATCGCCTACGCGCTCATCACCAGCAACGCCTACGATCCGCGGGGAGAGGACGGGCACTTCGCCTGGTGCGCGCGGATCCTGCTGCGCGAGGAGACCGCCGCCCTCCTGGAGGGCGCCGCGGCGGCGGGGCCGTGA
- a CDS encoding nucleotidyltransferase family protein yields MTSRQVAVLAGGRATRLGALAEQLPKVLQPVGGRPFLDVLLSGLGRRGCRRVHLCLGHLAERVEEHLRVRPGHAVAVSTSTESGAAGTAGALVGAADHLDEVFAVVMGDTYLEFDVADLVRQLPPGALGLMLVTRAATEVPANVAVRDGLVTAYDKHGVRGGLTDTGVAVLRKEALRLVAHRPLPADLAELFGLLIDRGQLAATVVDCRFFDIGTPERIQVLNDWLSDAATETSQEQASC; encoded by the coding sequence GTGACGAGCCGTCAGGTGGCGGTCCTGGCCGGCGGCCGGGCCACCCGGCTCGGCGCCCTGGCGGAGCAGCTGCCGAAGGTCCTCCAACCGGTCGGCGGCCGTCCGTTCCTCGACGTCCTGCTCTCCGGCCTGGGACGGCGCGGCTGCCGGCGGGTGCACCTCTGCCTCGGGCACCTCGCGGAGCGGGTGGAGGAGCACCTGCGGGTGCGCCCCGGACACGCGGTGGCCGTGTCGACGAGTACGGAGAGCGGCGCTGCCGGCACCGCCGGCGCCCTCGTCGGCGCGGCCGACCACCTCGACGAGGTCTTCGCGGTGGTGATGGGAGACACCTACCTCGAGTTCGACGTGGCGGACCTGGTCCGGCAACTGCCGCCCGGGGCACTCGGTCTGATGCTGGTGACCCGTGCGGCGACCGAGGTTCCCGCCAACGTCGCGGTGAGGGACGGGCTGGTCACGGCGTACGACAAGCACGGTGTCCGCGGCGGGCTCACCGACACCGGAGTGGCGGTGCTGCGCAAGGAGGCACTGCGGCTGGTGGCCCACCGCCCGCTCCCCGCCGACCTGGCCGAGCTGTTCGGTCTGCTCATCGACCGCGGGCAGCTGGCCGCGACGGTGGTCGACTGCCGCTTCTTCGACATCGGCACCCCCGAGCGCATCCAAGTCCTCAACGACTGGCTGTCCGACGCAGCCACAGAAACGAGCCAGGAGCAAGCCTCATGCTGA
- a CDS encoding NAD-dependent epimerase/dehydratase family protein yields MLIDHGPALVTGAAGFIGSALVAELLRQGVPVTAVDRLPWTDADRLHQLAGASGFGYHPVDIGADGTLTDLLRGQDVVYHLSANTENRPDRAGRDSDLRDTVGGTVALLESLPREHAPTVVLTSSQLVYAADGRGGAVTEAAGTVRPITRFAAGKASAEAFLSAYAHENGLRTAACRLSNVVGPGMRRGIVHDIVQRLREDPERIRLLGDGWQTRSYLHVADCVSALCAAASLRETFRAVNVCNTDAISAAEVAAVVAEEFPHGNPSISTAGGGQGWAGDLPTLRVHPEVLLGRGWRPVRDSAAAVRDTARSLFATLDDRTSA; encoded by the coding sequence ATGCTGATCGACCATGGACCGGCGCTGGTCACCGGGGCCGCCGGGTTCATCGGTTCCGCGCTGGTCGCGGAACTGCTCCGGCAGGGTGTGCCGGTCACCGCCGTCGACCGCCTGCCCTGGACGGACGCCGACCGGCTCCACCAGCTGGCAGGGGCGAGCGGCTTCGGCTACCACCCGGTGGACATCGGCGCCGACGGCACCCTGACCGACCTGCTCCGGGGGCAGGACGTCGTCTACCACCTCTCGGCGAACACCGAGAACCGGCCCGACCGGGCCGGACGGGACAGCGATCTCCGGGACACTGTGGGCGGCACCGTGGCCCTGCTGGAGTCACTTCCCCGCGAGCACGCACCGACCGTGGTCCTGACCTCCAGCCAGCTCGTCTACGCGGCCGACGGACGCGGCGGTGCGGTCACCGAGGCGGCCGGGACGGTGCGGCCGATCACCCGTTTCGCCGCCGGCAAGGCGTCAGCGGAGGCGTTCCTGAGCGCCTACGCCCACGAGAACGGACTCCGGACGGCGGCGTGCAGGCTCTCCAACGTGGTGGGCCCGGGAATGCGCCGGGGCATCGTGCACGACATCGTCCAGCGGTTGCGGGAGGATCCGGAGCGGATCCGTCTGCTGGGCGACGGGTGGCAGACCCGAAGCTACCTGCACGTGGCCGACTGCGTTTCCGCACTGTGCGCCGCGGCGTCGCTGCGGGAGACGTTCCGCGCGGTCAACGTGTGCAACACCGACGCCATCAGCGCTGCCGAGGTGGCCGCGGTCGTCGCGGAGGAGTTCCCGCACGGGAACCCGTCGATCAGCACGGCCGGCGGCGGCCAGGGGTGGGCCGGCGACCTGCCGACCCTGCGGGTGCACCCGGAGGTGCTGCTGGGCCGGGGCTGGCGTCCCGTCCGGGATTCCGCCGCCGCGGTGCGGGACACCGCCCGGTCGCTGTTCGCGACCCTTGACGACCGGACGAGCGCATGA
- a CDS encoding NUDIX domain-containing protein: MSAPAEQWTVHGSRNLYTSPWVGLDLVTVRPPGHDAYDHHVVRLPAAVGVVLHDPDRGVLLLHRHRFITDTSGYEIPAGGVEAGESVEAAAAREAHEETGWRTGPVSRLLTCNASDGATDQRFHLVHARATEYTGPPADAYEASSLSWVPATEIPGLIRQGLVPGTLSTVALLFALQFNFI; this comes from the coding sequence ATGAGCGCGCCGGCCGAGCAGTGGACCGTGCACGGCAGCAGGAACCTGTACACCAGTCCCTGGGTCGGACTCGACCTGGTGACGGTGCGGCCTCCCGGCCATGACGCCTACGACCACCATGTCGTCCGGCTCCCCGCGGCCGTGGGAGTGGTGCTCCACGATCCGGACCGCGGCGTCCTGCTGCTGCACCGGCACCGGTTCATCACCGACACCTCCGGATACGAGATCCCGGCGGGCGGCGTCGAAGCCGGCGAGAGCGTCGAGGCCGCGGCGGCCCGCGAGGCGCACGAGGAGACGGGCTGGCGCACCGGGCCGGTGAGCAGGCTGCTCACCTGCAACGCCTCGGACGGAGCCACGGACCAGCGGTTCCACCTGGTCCACGCCCGGGCCACCGAGTACACCGGGCCGCCGGCGGACGCGTACGAGGCGTCCTCGTTGAGCTGGGTGCCCGCGACGGAGATTCCCGGACTGATCCGGCAGGGACTGGTCCCAGGAACGCTCAGCACCGTCGCCCTGCTCTTCGCACTGCAGTTCAACTTCATCTGA
- a CDS encoding HAD family hydrolase — MSDAHSWDFPWSTSGPVVPYGATESEGTLNAAPKAVLLDIGMTIIHPSGRVMLDEIRADFPGHRATEQDCVAALVSAAEARHLPLPHGLSGDEKVGVAWGALLGLGRSQSLRIWQRVHRRQDLYSELDREAEALFAGLRQREVRVAAVSNGVGMLDGELRHYGIDRHFDLVIDSQDFGAEKPSPSIFLAACSALDIPPHDCWFIGDGLVNDVLGASAAGVGAAFLYDRFGMHAKLPGIRRLSRLTEIFKEF, encoded by the coding sequence ATGAGCGACGCTCATTCATGGGATTTTCCATGGTCGACGTCGGGGCCGGTGGTCCCCTACGGTGCGACGGAATCCGAAGGCACCCTCAACGCGGCGCCCAAGGCCGTTCTCCTGGACATCGGGATGACGATCATCCACCCGAGCGGGCGGGTGATGCTGGACGAGATCAGAGCCGACTTCCCGGGGCACCGGGCGACCGAGCAGGACTGCGTCGCCGCCCTGGTCTCGGCGGCCGAGGCCCGGCACCTTCCGCTGCCGCACGGTCTCAGCGGCGACGAGAAGGTGGGTGTCGCCTGGGGGGCGCTGCTCGGTCTCGGCCGGAGCCAGTCGCTGCGGATCTGGCAGCGGGTACACCGGCGTCAGGACCTCTACAGCGAGCTCGACCGTGAGGCCGAGGCGCTCTTCGCGGGCCTGCGGCAGCGGGAGGTGCGCGTCGCGGCGGTCTCCAACGGGGTCGGGATGCTCGACGGCGAACTCCGGCACTACGGGATCGACCGCCATTTCGATCTGGTGATCGACTCGCAGGACTTCGGCGCGGAGAAGCCGTCGCCGAGCATCTTCCTGGCCGCCTGCTCGGCGCTGGACATTCCGCCCCATGACTGCTGGTTCATCGGCGACGGACTCGTGAATGACGTCCTCGGTGCCAGCGCGGCGGGAGTCGGCGCGGCGTTCCTCTACGACCGTTTCGGCATGCATGCGAAGCTCCCCGGAATACGGCGCTTATCCCGACTCACCGAGATATTCAAGGAGTTCTAG
- a CDS encoding amidohydrolase family protein: MQPDDLLPLDALAAERGQEILPTVFLRREALPGLVDLLKQYDALRAEGQLTRIAGFAVEGPLLGPEGGVPQAGKWTPREDEWRALAELGDLGLRYLVMAPDSLDLHDRVGPGLDFADLLELFYDHGCRVALGHFGHHDPETSARRTRELIAHLHSVYEPSPHLVLTDHLFNDMPRRFTHAWRTPQERMHRPAQLAEFLAHDWETSDLDDLLGPVPATLLRATRDGLVTPCLNFDGLHVDLEVCRRTVEYLGADRLIALTDHIEVDAMAGEALLLDADGLWRRKDGIVAAGSTDYAGQRANILATGFDESVVAALFDTVPRAAIGYRPRRRPAPSGNGAAR; the protein is encoded by the coding sequence ATGCAGCCGGACGATCTGCTGCCGCTCGACGCGCTGGCCGCGGAGCGTGGGCAGGAGATCCTGCCCACGGTCTTCCTGCGACGCGAAGCCCTGCCCGGCCTCGTCGACCTGCTCAAGCAGTACGACGCCCTGCGCGCCGAGGGGCAGCTGACCAGGATCGCCGGATTCGCGGTCGAGGGTCCGCTGCTCGGCCCGGAAGGCGGTGTACCCCAGGCGGGGAAGTGGACCCCCCGCGAGGACGAGTGGCGTGCCCTGGCCGAGCTCGGCGATCTGGGGCTGCGCTACCTGGTCATGGCCCCGGACTCACTGGACCTGCACGACCGCGTGGGACCGGGCCTCGACTTCGCGGACCTGCTGGAGCTCTTCTACGACCACGGCTGCCGGGTCGCGCTGGGCCACTTCGGCCACCACGATCCGGAGACCAGCGCGAGGCGCACCCGTGAGCTGATCGCCCACCTGCACAGCGTCTACGAGCCCTCCCCCCACCTGGTACTGACGGACCATCTCTTCAACGACATGCCCCGGCGCTTCACCCATGCCTGGCGGACCCCCCAGGAGCGGATGCACCGGCCCGCCCAGCTCGCGGAGTTCCTGGCCCACGACTGGGAGACCAGCGACCTGGACGACCTGCTCGGTCCGGTGCCGGCCACCTTGCTGCGGGCCACCAGGGACGGCCTGGTCACCCCGTGCCTCAACTTCGACGGCCTGCACGTGGACCTCGAAGTGTGCCGCAGGACCGTCGAGTACCTCGGCGCGGACCGGCTGATCGCCCTGACCGACCACATCGAGGTGGACGCCATGGCGGGGGAGGCACTGCTCCTGGACGCCGACGGACTGTGGCGCCGCAAGGACGGCATCGTGGCCGCCGGCTCCACCGACTACGCCGGTCAGCGGGCGAACATCCTCGCCACCGGGTTCGACGAGTCGGTGGTCGCCGCGCTGTTCGACACCGTCCCCCGGGCCGCCATCGGCTACCGTCCGCGCCGCCGGCCGGCCCCGAGCGGGAACGGAGCCGCCCGGTGA
- a CDS encoding SIS domain-containing protein produces MTPTRSQTLGAPPVHEGHARTAAGYLEELAQQAARISVHDLADFTGLVVETLVAGRTVFVVGNGGSASTAGHIACDWLNACARAGIRARITSLADSVSTMTALANDTAYDEVFARQLDLQGAPGDLLVLLSVSGDSANLLAAAQRARQRGMRIAGLLGNEGAVTPYCDSLVVCGGGDYGLAEDLHLVVNHIVVRALGGGAALRYPRPEPGR; encoded by the coding sequence GTGACCCCCACCCGGAGCCAGACGCTGGGCGCACCCCCCGTCCACGAGGGGCACGCGCGCACGGCGGCCGGATACCTGGAGGAACTGGCCCAGCAGGCGGCCCGGATCAGTGTCCACGACCTCGCGGACTTCACCGGACTCGTCGTGGAGACCCTGGTCGCCGGCCGGACGGTCTTCGTCGTCGGCAACGGCGGCAGCGCGAGCACGGCGGGGCACATCGCCTGCGACTGGCTCAACGCCTGTGCCCGGGCCGGGATCCGCGCCCGGATCACCAGCCTCGCCGACAGCGTCTCGACCATGACCGCCCTCGCCAATGACACCGCCTACGACGAGGTCTTCGCCCGCCAACTGGACCTCCAGGGCGCTCCGGGCGACCTGCTCGTCCTGCTCAGCGTCAGCGGCGACTCCGCGAACCTGCTCGCGGCGGCCCAGCGCGCCCGGCAGCGCGGAATGCGGATCGCGGGACTGCTGGGCAACGAGGGCGCGGTGACCCCCTACTGCGATTCGCTCGTGGTGTGCGGCGGAGGGGACTACGGCCTCGCCGAGGACCTGCACCTGGTGGTCAACCACATCGTGGTGCGCGCGCTGGGCGGCGGTGCCGCACTCCGGTACCCGAGGCCGGAGCCGGGCCGGTGA
- a CDS encoding D-glycero-alpha-D-manno-heptose-1,7-bisphosphate 7-phosphatase — translation MTVHRPLFLPGSPAPAEQRRGLLLCDRDGTVIENRSDYVLSPADIVLLPGAVAALRAAAGHGLALVFVSNQSPVGRGLLTEADCLRIQRTLVDRLEAEGVPVAGSYLCPHAPESGCGCRKPAPGMLRLAQRRFGAAPEQCALIGDSVEDMDAAAGAGARPVLVRTGRGAEHEPRVRARADLGHVAVVADLGAAVESLIGDGTRFGRRSA, via the coding sequence GTGACCGTGCACCGTCCCCTGTTCCTGCCCGGGTCGCCGGCTCCGGCCGAGCAGCGGCGCGGCCTGCTCCTGTGCGACCGCGACGGCACCGTCATCGAGAACCGGTCCGACTACGTCCTCTCTCCGGCGGACATCGTCCTGCTCCCCGGTGCCGTGGCCGCCCTGCGTGCGGCGGCCGGGCACGGCCTTGCCCTGGTCTTCGTCAGCAACCAGTCGCCGGTGGGGCGAGGGCTGCTGACGGAGGCCGACTGCCTGCGCATCCAGCGGACGCTGGTGGACCGCCTGGAGGCCGAAGGCGTCCCGGTCGCCGGCAGCTACCTCTGCCCGCACGCCCCGGAGAGCGGCTGCGGTTGCCGCAAGCCGGCGCCTGGCATGCTCCGCCTGGCCCAACGCCGGTTCGGCGCGGCTCCGGAGCAGTGCGCACTGATCGGAGACAGCGTCGAGGACATGGACGCGGCAGCCGGAGCCGGCGCCCGGCCGGTCCTGGTGCGCACCGGCAGGGGAGCCGAGCACGAGCCACGGGTGCGCGCCCGTGCCGATCTGGGACACGTGGCGGTGGTGGCCGACCTCGGCGCCGCGGTGGAGTCGCTCATCGGGGACGGGACCCGCTTCGGCCGGAGGTCGGCATGA
- a CDS encoding sugar phosphate nucleotidyltransferase: MRIAGVVLGAGAGTRLRPMTDTLAKPLLPVLDRPIVGYTLDHLVASGVQEIFVNLHHHAEQVRRALAVLGCPVPVTGRVEPRLSGPAGALRLFDRELARYDAVLVASGDVLVEHGFDGLLARHLGSGAPLTVAVTRRRRASRFGVLDLDGDGLVRGAREKPPVPDAEVHWVSAGVYCLTPELIRAFPEGVSYDYAAQLIPDLLSSGSPVASWAVPGYWRDIGTAQSLRQANLDAVRGGVHIGAGARIGEDVQLRGPLVVGAGAEVGDGAWLEDTVVLPGAVVPPGSVLIGALVGPAGDWTRQHGGCGREVAHAPE, translated from the coding sequence ATGAGAATCGCGGGCGTCGTACTGGGCGCCGGTGCCGGCACCCGGCTGCGGCCGATGACGGACACGCTGGCCAAGCCGCTGCTGCCGGTCCTCGACCGGCCGATCGTCGGCTACACCCTTGACCACCTGGTCGCCTCGGGTGTCCAGGAGATCTTCGTCAACCTCCACCACCACGCCGAGCAGGTGCGGCGAGCGCTGGCCGTGCTCGGCTGCCCGGTGCCGGTCACCGGCCGGGTCGAACCCCGCCTGTCAGGACCGGCCGGCGCGCTGCGGCTCTTCGACCGGGAACTCGCCCGCTATGACGCCGTACTCGTGGCGTCCGGGGACGTCCTTGTCGAGCACGGGTTCGACGGCCTGCTGGCGCGCCATCTGGGGAGCGGCGCGCCGCTGACCGTGGCCGTCACCAGACGCCGTCGGGCGAGCAGGTTCGGCGTCCTCGATCTGGACGGCGACGGCCTGGTGAGGGGCGCCAGGGAGAAGCCCCCGGTGCCGGACGCGGAAGTTCACTGGGTCAGTGCCGGCGTCTACTGCCTGACCCCGGAGCTGATCCGGGCCTTCCCCGAAGGCGTGAGCTACGACTACGCCGCCCAGCTGATCCCGGATCTGCTCTCCAGCGGTTCCCCGGTGGCGAGTTGGGCCGTGCCGGGCTACTGGCGCGACATCGGGACGGCCCAGTCGCTGCGACAGGCCAACCTCGATGCCGTACGCGGAGGCGTGCACATCGGAGCGGGGGCCCGGATCGGCGAGGACGTGCAGCTCCGCGGGCCGCTGGTGGTCGGAGCGGGAGCCGAGGTCGGTGACGGCGCCTGGCTGGAGGACACCGTGGTGCTCCCCGGCGCCGTGGTTCCACCGGGCAGCGTGCTCATCGGCGCGCTGGTGGGACCTGCGGGCGACTGGACGCGGCAGCACGGCGGATGCGGGCGGGAGGTCGCACATGCCCCGGAGTGA
- a CDS encoding GHMP family kinase ATP-binding protein, with protein MPRSEADSGATVMARAPLRVSLAGGGTDLPSYARRYGGQVLSFAINRYVAVAVHPRHFDGTLRATWEQPERATRADELENPYARAALARTGLDGAMQLTSFSDVPSGTGLGSSAAFTVALLHALRHGEQPSPRELAEEAAAVEMTDLARPVGKHDHYVAAFGGLRLLHIDRRLAVTVEELPVSPALETYLREDLLLFHTGTSRDAGRILADQDRRTERDHSGTVDALRAIHTLVDRMREALRDDRVRDIGPILHEHWLHKSGLSTKVSSARIDRLYQLAVHAGADGGKVLGAGGGGFLLVSCRPGRAESVRRAMRRAGARELPFGTETDGSRTTALVPGSLRAGGDAASSDTT; from the coding sequence ATGCCCCGGAGTGAAGCCGACAGCGGAGCCACGGTGATGGCGAGGGCGCCGCTGCGGGTCTCCCTGGCGGGTGGCGGAACCGATCTGCCGAGTTACGCCCGCAGGTACGGCGGTCAGGTGCTGAGCTTCGCGATCAACCGCTACGTGGCAGTGGCGGTCCATCCCCGACACTTCGACGGGACGCTGCGCGCGACCTGGGAACAGCCGGAACGGGCCACCCGGGCCGATGAGTTGGAGAACCCGTACGCGCGGGCCGCGCTGGCCCGCACCGGTCTCGACGGAGCCATGCAGCTGACCTCGTTCAGCGACGTCCCGAGCGGCACCGGCCTGGGCAGCTCGGCCGCCTTCACGGTGGCCCTGCTCCACGCCCTGCGCCACGGTGAGCAGCCGAGTCCGCGGGAACTCGCGGAGGAGGCCGCCGCCGTCGAGATGACGGACCTGGCACGGCCGGTGGGAAAGCACGATCACTATGTCGCCGCGTTCGGCGGCCTGCGGCTGCTGCACATCGATCGCCGGCTCGCGGTCACCGTGGAGGAACTGCCGGTCTCACCGGCTCTGGAAACCTACCTGCGGGAGGATCTGCTGCTGTTCCACACCGGCACGTCCCGGGACGCGGGCCGGATCCTGGCCGACCAGGACCGCAGGACGGAGCGCGACCACTCCGGGACCGTCGACGCGCTGCGGGCGATCCACACGCTCGTCGACCGGATGCGCGAGGCGCTGCGGGACGACCGGGTCCGGGACATCGGCCCGATCCTGCACGAGCACTGGCTGCACAAGTCAGGTCTGAGCACGAAGGTGTCCTCGGCCCGGATCGACCGGCTCTACCAGCTGGCGGTACACGCCGGCGCGGACGGCGGGAAGGTCCTGGGCGCCGGCGGCGGGGGCTTCCTCCTGGTCAGCTGCCGACCGGGGCGGGCGGAGAGCGTGCGTCGAGCCATGCGCCGGGCCGGAGCCCGGGAACTGCCCTTCGGAACGGAAACCGACGGATCC